One window of Halopseudomonas maritima genomic DNA carries:
- a CDS encoding SPOR domain-containing protein, translating to MRSLFLFLLLLNILYALWQLQSGGVRPDSLLAGEPAVSDSVSSPPQDVVSASPAEVASVSEAAPAALCIQLGVFDGRRQAEQLLQRLLALDVQAALVEDEVVGSTDYWLVMPVSGGSVDALARLSLLQEQGIDSFVITRGPLAGNISLGVFSRLDYAEARQAQLLADGNDVRVESVDKLRSQYLVQVQPAARRLVDQSLLGRLRADFPQLQHQYQACSPVAKSGNLP from the coding sequence ATGCGCTCGCTGTTTCTGTTTCTGCTGCTGCTTAACATTCTGTACGCGCTGTGGCAGTTGCAGTCTGGCGGCGTGCGGCCCGACAGCTTGCTGGCGGGCGAGCCTGCGGTTAGCGACAGCGTATCATCGCCGCCCCAGGACGTTGTTTCAGCTTCGCCCGCTGAGGTGGCGTCCGTGAGTGAGGCTGCGCCTGCTGCGTTGTGTATTCAGCTGGGGGTGTTCGATGGGCGTCGTCAGGCTGAGCAGCTGTTGCAGCGCCTGCTGGCTTTGGATGTGCAGGCGGCGCTGGTCGAAGACGAGGTGGTCGGCAGTACCGACTACTGGCTTGTGATGCCAGTCTCGGGTGGCAGTGTTGATGCGCTTGCGCGCTTGTCGCTGCTGCAGGAGCAGGGCATCGATAGCTTTGTTATTACGCGCGGCCCGCTGGCGGGCAACATCTCGCTGGGCGTCTTCTCGCGACTGGATTATGCCGAAGCGCGCCAGGCGCAGTTGCTGGCCGACGGTAATGACGTGCGGGTCGAGTCGGTCGATAAGTTGCGCAGCCAGTATCTGGTTCAAGTGCAGCCAGCTGCCCGGCGGCTGGTGGATCAGTCGCTGCTTGGCAGGCTGCGCGCCGACTTTCCGCAGCTGCAACATCAATATCAGGCCTGTTCCCCCGTTGCCAAGTCAGGCAACTTGCCCTAG
- the secE gene encoding preprotein translocase subunit SecE — MSAKAELNDNRFDVIKWVVVALIVSVGVFGDSYFSAEPVLYRAIALVVLGLVAGFVALQTSKGKAFWSLLKEARIEIRKVVWPTRQETAQTTMIVVAVVLVMALILWGLDSLLGWIVSQFIG; from the coding sequence ATGAGCGCTAAGGCAGAGCTTAACGATAACCGCTTCGATGTCATTAAGTGGGTTGTTGTGGCTTTAATTGTCTCCGTTGGTGTGTTCGGGGATTCCTACTTCTCTGCCGAGCCTGTTTTGTATCGCGCGATCGCGCTAGTTGTTCTGGGTCTGGTTGCCGGCTTTGTCGCGCTGCAGACCTCCAAGGGCAAGGCGTTCTGGTCGCTGCTGAAAGAAGCGCGTATCGAAATACGCAAGGTCGTATGGCCTACTCGGCAGGAAACTGCACAAACCACGATGATCGTGGTTGCTGTGGTTCTGGTTATGGCCCTGATTCTCTGGGGTCTGGATAGCCTGCTGGGCTGGATCGTTTCTCAGTTCATTGGTTAA
- the rplL gene encoding 50S ribosomal protein L7/L12, with protein sequence MALTNEDIINAVSEMSVMQVVELISAMEEKFGVSAAAAVAAGPAAGGAAAAEEQTEFDIVLTEAGDKKVNVIKAVRELTGLGLKEAKALVDGAPGTIKEGASKEEAEAAKKTLEEAGAKVELK encoded by the coding sequence ATGGCTCTGACCAACGAAGATATCATCAACGCCGTATCCGAAATGTCCGTCATGCAGGTTGTCGAACTGATCTCCGCTATGGAAGAGAAGTTCGGTGTATCCGCTGCCGCTGCTGTTGCTGCTGGCCCGGCTGCTGGTGGCGCCGCTGCCGCTGAAGAGCAGACCGAGTTCGACATCGTTCTGACCGAAGCTGGCGACAAGAAAGTTAACGTCATCAAGGCAGTTCGCGAGCTGACCGGTCTGGGCCTGAAAGAAGCCAAGGCACTGGTTGACGGCGCTCCGGGCACCATCAAGGAAGGCGCTTCCAAGGAAGAGGCCGAAGCTGCCAAGAAGACTCTGGAAGAAGCTGGCGCCAAGGTCGAGCTCAAGTAA
- the nusG gene encoding transcription termination/antitermination protein NusG produces MAKRWYVVHAYSGFEKHVMRSLQERVKLAGMEDQFGEILVPTEEVVEMRNGQKRKSERKFFPGYVLVQMEMNEGTWHLVKDTTRVLGFIGGTADKPAPITDREAEAILRRVADGTDKPKPKTLFEPGEVVRVTDGPFADFNGVVEEVNYEKSRVQVAVLIFGRPTPVELEFGQVEKG; encoded by the coding sequence GTGGCTAAGCGTTGGTACGTCGTGCATGCCTATTCGGGCTTCGAAAAGCATGTAATGCGCTCTCTGCAGGAGCGTGTCAAGCTGGCCGGAATGGAAGACCAATTCGGCGAGATTCTGGTCCCCACTGAAGAAGTGGTGGAAATGCGCAACGGTCAAAAGCGCAAGAGCGAGCGCAAGTTCTTTCCTGGCTACGTCCTGGTTCAGATGGAGATGAACGAGGGTACCTGGCACTTGGTGAAAGATACTACTCGCGTGCTTGGCTTTATTGGCGGTACCGCTGACAAGCCTGCGCCGATTACTGATCGTGAGGCAGAGGCTATTCTGCGTCGTGTTGCCGATGGCACCGACAAGCCTAAGCCAAAAACGCTGTTCGAGCCGGGTGAAGTGGTTCGTGTTACCGATGGTCCCTTTGCTGACTTCAACGGGGTTGTCGAAGAGGTTAACTATGAGAAAAGCCGAGTTCAGGTGGCGGTTCTCATTTTTGGTCGCCCCACTCCGGTGGAGCTCGAGTTCGGCCAGGTCGAAAAGGGCTGA
- the rpoB gene encoding DNA-directed RNA polymerase subunit beta, with amino-acid sequence MAYSYTEKKRIRKDFGKLPHVMDVPYLLAIQLDSYREFLQAESAQGAVRDIGLHAAFKSVFPIISYSGNAALEYVGYRLGDPAFDVKECVLRGVTFAVPLRVKVRLIIFDRESSNKAIKDIKEQEVYMGEIPLMTENGTFVINGTERVIVSQLHRSPGVFFDHDRGKTHSSGKLLYSARVIPYRGSWLDFEFDPKDCVFVRIDRRRKLPASVLLRALGYQTEEILDMFYDTNVFEVQGESLMLELVPQRLRGEIATFDIKDGKGKVIVEKGRRITARHINQLEKAGITSLEVPFDYLIGRTVAKPIVHPATGEILVDCNTEVTADLVIKLAKAQITRLETLYTNEIDCGPFVSDTLRIDNTTTQLEALVEIYRMMRPGEPPTKDAAETLFANLFFSSERYDLSAVGRMKFNRRIGREEIEGAGVLSKEDIVEVLKTLVDIRNGKGVVDDIDHLGNRRIRSVGEMAENQFRVGLVRVERAVKERLSMAESEGLMPQDLINAKPVAAAVKEFFGSSQLSQFMDQNNPLSEITHKRRVSALGPGGLTRERAGFEVRDVHPTHYGRVCPIETPEGPNIGLINSLATYARTNQYGFLESPYRRVKDAEVTDEIVFLSAIEEADHVIAQASAKVEGGKLVDDLVAVRHMNEFTVKAPEDVTLMDVSPRQVVSVAASLIPFLEHDDANRALMGSNMQRQAVPTLRAEKPLVGTGMERNVARDSGVCVTARRGGVIDSVDASRIVVRVNDDEVEAGEAGVDIYTLIKYTRSNQNTCINQRPLVKKGDVVSRKDILADGSSVDMGELALGQNMRVAFMPWNGYNFEDSILVSERVVQEDRFTTIHIQELTCVSRDTKLGPEEITSDIPNVGEAALGKLDEAGIVYVGAEVGPGDILVGKVTPKGETQLTPEEKLLRAIFGEKASDVKDTSLRVPTGTKGTVIDVQVFTRDGVERDTRALAIEKEQLDEIRKDLQEEFRIVETATFERLASALDGQAVEGGAGLKKGTALSADILAGIERGQWFKLRMTDDALNEQLERAQAYLVDRRKLLDEKFEDKKRKLQQGDDLAPGVLKIVKVYLAIKRRIQPGDKMAGRHGNKGVISVIMPIEDMPHDENGTPVDIVLNPLGVPSRMNVGQILETHLGLAAKGLGEKINRMMEEQRKIGELRKFLDEVYNKVGGRQESLDDLSDAEIIELAKNLRGGVPMATAVFDGAAETEIKHMLRLADLPDSGQMKLYDGRTGNTFDRPVTVGYMYMLKLNHLVDDKMHARSTGSYSLVTQQPLGGKAQFGGQRFGEMEVWALEAYGAAYTLQEMLTVKSDDVNGRTKMYKNIVDGDHRMEAGMPESFNVLVKEIRSLGIDIELESE; translated from the coding sequence ATGGCTTACTCATATACTGAGAAAAAACGTATCCGCAAGGACTTTGGCAAACTGCCGCATGTGATGGATGTGCCTTACCTTCTGGCCATTCAGCTGGATTCCTACCGGGAATTCCTCCAGGCTGAATCTGCCCAGGGCGCTGTCCGTGATATCGGTCTGCACGCGGCCTTCAAATCTGTTTTCCCCATTATCAGCTATTCGGGTAATGCGGCTCTGGAATACGTCGGTTACCGCCTTGGCGACCCGGCTTTCGACGTCAAGGAATGCGTACTGCGGGGCGTGACGTTCGCCGTGCCGCTGCGTGTAAAAGTGCGCCTGATCATCTTTGATCGTGAGTCGTCCAACAAGGCGATCAAAGACATCAAGGAGCAGGAAGTCTACATGGGGGAAATCCCCCTGATGACCGAAAACGGTACCTTCGTCATCAACGGTACCGAGCGTGTCATCGTTTCCCAGCTGCACCGCAGCCCGGGTGTGTTCTTCGACCACGACCGTGGCAAGACCCACAGCTCCGGCAAGCTGCTGTACTCCGCTCGCGTGATTCCTTACCGCGGCTCCTGGCTGGACTTCGAGTTCGACCCCAAGGATTGTGTCTTCGTCCGTATCGACCGTCGCCGCAAGCTGCCGGCCAGCGTACTGCTGCGTGCCCTCGGTTACCAGACCGAAGAAATCCTCGACATGTTCTACGACACCAACGTATTCGAGGTGCAGGGCGAAAGCCTGATGCTCGAGCTGGTGCCGCAGCGCCTGCGTGGTGAGATCGCAACCTTTGACATCAAAGATGGCAAGGGCAAGGTCATTGTCGAGAAAGGCCGCCGTATCACTGCGCGCCACATCAACCAGCTGGAAAAGGCCGGCATCACCAGCCTGGAAGTGCCGTTCGACTACCTGATTGGCCGTACCGTCGCCAAGCCGATCGTGCATCCGGCGACTGGCGAGATCCTGGTTGACTGCAACACCGAAGTCACCGCCGACCTGGTCATCAAGCTGGCCAAGGCGCAGATCACCCGTCTGGAAACCCTGTACACCAACGAGATCGACTGTGGTCCGTTCGTGTCCGATACCCTGCGTATCGACAACACCACCACTCAGCTCGAAGCGCTGGTAGAAATCTACCGCATGATGCGCCCGGGCGAGCCGCCGACCAAGGACGCTGCCGAAACCCTGTTCGCCAACCTGTTCTTCAGCAGCGAGCGTTACGACCTGTCCGCCGTTGGCCGCATGAAGTTCAACCGCCGTATCGGTCGCGAAGAGATCGAAGGCGCCGGCGTGCTGAGCAAGGAAGACATCGTCGAAGTACTCAAGACCCTGGTCGACATTCGTAACGGCAAGGGCGTGGTGGACGATATCGACCACCTAGGTAACCGTCGTATCCGTTCCGTTGGCGAAATGGCCGAAAACCAGTTCCGTGTAGGTCTGGTGCGCGTTGAGCGTGCGGTCAAAGAGCGTCTGTCCATGGCCGAAAGCGAAGGCCTGATGCCGCAGGACCTGATCAACGCCAAGCCGGTGGCTGCTGCGGTCAAGGAGTTCTTCGGTTCCAGCCAGCTGTCCCAGTTCATGGACCAGAACAACCCGCTGTCCGAGATTACCCACAAGCGCCGCGTATCGGCCCTTGGCCCGGGCGGTCTGACCCGCGAGCGTGCCGGTTTCGAAGTGCGTGACGTACACCCGACCCACTACGGTCGCGTATGTCCGATCGAGACCCCTGAAGGTCCGAACATCGGTCTGATCAACTCCCTGGCGACCTACGCGCGTACCAACCAGTACGGCTTCCTGGAAAGCCCGTACCGCCGTGTTAAAGACGCCGAGGTGACCGACGAGATCGTATTCCTGTCGGCCATCGAAGAGGCTGATCACGTCATCGCCCAGGCTAGCGCCAAGGTTGAAGGCGGCAAGCTGGTGGACGATCTGGTGGCCGTGCGTCACATGAACGAATTCACCGTTAAGGCGCCGGAAGACGTCACCCTGATGGACGTATCGCCGCGTCAGGTTGTGTCGGTGGCGGCCTCGCTGATTCCGTTCCTTGAGCACGATGATGCTAACCGTGCACTCATGGGCTCGAACATGCAGCGTCAGGCGGTTCCGACCCTGCGTGCCGAGAAGCCGCTGGTAGGTACCGGCATGGAGCGCAACGTAGCTCGCGACTCCGGTGTGTGTGTGACTGCTCGCCGTGGCGGCGTGATCGACTCCGTCGACGCCAGCCGTATCGTTGTTCGTGTCAACGACGACGAAGTGGAAGCCGGTGAAGCGGGTGTCGATATCTACACCCTGATCAAGTACACCCGCTCCAACCAGAACACCTGCATCAACCAGCGCCCGCTGGTGAAAAAAGGTGACGTGGTGTCGCGCAAGGACATTCTGGCTGACGGTTCTTCCGTTGACATGGGTGAGCTGGCTCTGGGTCAGAACATGCGCGTCGCGTTCATGCCCTGGAACGGCTACAACTTCGAGGACTCCATCCTGGTGTCCGAGCGTGTTGTTCAGGAAGATCGCTTCACCACTATTCACATTCAGGAACTGACCTGTGTGTCTCGTGACACCAAGCTTGGGCCAGAGGAAATCACCTCTGACATCCCGAACGTGGGCGAGGCTGCGCTGGGCAAGCTGGATGAGGCCGGTATCGTCTACGTGGGTGCCGAAGTAGGCCCGGGCGACATTCTGGTTGGTAAGGTAACGCCCAAGGGCGAAACCCAGCTGACGCCGGAAGAGAAGCTGCTGCGTGCCATCTTTGGTGAGAAAGCCTCCGACGTGAAAGACACTTCCCTGCGCGTGCCCACTGGCACCAAGGGTACTGTCATCGACGTGCAGGTCTTCACTCGTGACGGTGTAGAGCGTGACACGCGCGCCCTGGCCATCGAGAAAGAGCAGCTCGACGAGATCCGCAAGGATCTGCAGGAAGAGTTCCGCATCGTTGAAACCGCGACCTTTGAGCGTCTGGCCTCTGCCCTGGACGGTCAGGCCGTCGAAGGTGGTGCCGGCCTGAAGAAAGGCACTGCGCTGTCGGCCGACATTCTGGCCGGTATTGAGCGTGGCCAGTGGTTCAAGCTGCGTATGACTGATGACGCGCTGAACGAACAGCTGGAGCGCGCCCAGGCGTACCTGGTTGACCGCCGCAAGCTGCTCGACGAGAAGTTTGAAGACAAGAAGCGCAAGCTGCAGCAGGGCGATGACCTGGCACCGGGCGTACTGAAGATCGTCAAGGTCTACCTGGCAATCAAGCGTCGCATCCAGCCGGGTGACAAGATGGCCGGTCGTCACGGTAACAAGGGTGTTATCTCCGTGATCATGCCGATTGAGGACATGCCGCACGACGAGAACGGCACGCCGGTTGATATCGTGCTGAACCCGCTGGGCGTACCCTCGCGTATGAACGTCGGTCAGATCCTTGAAACCCACCTGGGCCTCGCGGCCAAAGGTCTGGGCGAGAAGATCAATCGCATGATGGAAGAGCAGCGCAAGATCGGTGAACTGCGCAAGTTCCTGGACGAGGTCTACAACAAGGTAGGCGGTCGTCAGGAAAGCCTGGACGATCTGAGCGATGCTGAAATCATCGAGCTGGCCAAGAACCTGCGTGGCGGTGTGCCGATGGCAACTGCGGTATTTGATGGTGCTGCGGAAACCGAGATCAAGCACATGCTGCGTCTGGCTGATCTGCCCGATAGCGGTCAGATGAAGCTGTACGACGGTCGTACCGGTAACACCTTTGATCGTCCGGTGACCGTGGGCTACATGTACATGCTCAAGCTGAACCACCTGGTCGACGACAAGATGCACGCGCGTTCTACCGGTTCTTACAGCCTGGTTACCCAGCAGCCGCTGGGTGGTAAGGCGCAGTTTGGTGGTCAGCGTTTCGGGGAGATGGAGGTCTGGGCTCTGGAAGCTTACGGCGCCGCCTACACCCTGCAGGAAATGCTGACAGTGAAGTCGGACGACGTGAACGGCCGTACCAAGATGTACAAGAACATCGTGGACGGAGACCACCGCATGGAGGCCGGCATGCCCGAGTCCTTCAACGTACTGGTCAAGGAAATCCGTTCGCTCGGTATCGATATCGAACTGGAATCCGAATAA
- a CDS encoding type III pantothenate kinase, with product MLLELDCGNTLIKWRLLDREGRVRDRDMAPDLVELQRLLGGQEREIHGCRLVSVRSAEENQVVLDQLTSWLKLHPVLARSAPELAGVRNGYAEYGKLGMDRWLALVAGYNLCRRACVVIDLGTAVTVDFVNAGGQHLGGYIAPGSKLLRGSLKRHTRLIRYEQSLRGDLATPRPGDSTAEAVEFGCDLMLVGFVREQLRVARQALGDEMVVILTGGDAERMAEALPQSCHIINDLVFDGLALACPMEID from the coding sequence ATGCTACTTGAGCTGGACTGTGGAAACACCCTGATAAAGTGGCGCCTGCTTGACCGGGAGGGGCGTGTCCGTGATCGGGACATGGCGCCGGATCTGGTCGAACTTCAGCGCCTGCTCGGCGGACAGGAGCGCGAGATCCATGGCTGCCGCCTGGTATCTGTGCGATCGGCAGAAGAAAACCAGGTGGTGCTGGATCAGCTGACCAGCTGGCTCAAGCTGCACCCCGTGTTGGCGCGCAGCGCCCCGGAGCTGGCGGGCGTGCGTAACGGTTACGCTGAGTACGGCAAGTTGGGGATGGATCGTTGGCTGGCTCTGGTGGCTGGCTACAATCTATGTCGTCGTGCCTGCGTGGTTATCGATCTCGGCACCGCGGTCACCGTGGACTTCGTGAATGCCGGCGGCCAGCACCTGGGTGGGTATATTGCGCCGGGCAGCAAACTGCTGCGTGGCAGTCTGAAGCGTCATACCCGGCTGATTCGTTACGAGCAGTCCTTGCGTGGTGATCTGGCAACGCCGCGTCCCGGCGACAGTACGGCTGAGGCTGTGGAGTTTGGCTGTGATCTGATGCTGGTGGGGTTTGTGCGCGAGCAATTGCGGGTGGCGCGGCAAGCCCTCGGTGATGAGATGGTGGTCATCCTGACTGGCGGTGACGCCGAGCGCATGGCCGAGGCGCTACCGCAGAGCTGTCATATCATCAATGACTTGGTGTTTGACGGCCTGGCGCTGGCCTGTCCGATGGAGATTGATTGA
- the rplK gene encoding 50S ribosomal protein L11, with amino-acid sequence MAKKIQAYIKLQVKAGQANPSPPVGPALGQHGVNIMEFCKAFNAKTQGVEPGLPTPVIITVYSDRSFTFETKSTPAAVLLKKAAGLKSGSPRPNSQKVGTVTRAQLEEIVKAKEADLTAADLEAAVRTIAGSARSMGLNVEGV; translated from the coding sequence ATGGCAAAGAAGATTCAGGCTTATATCAAGCTGCAAGTCAAGGCCGGCCAGGCCAACCCGAGTCCGCCGGTAGGTCCGGCTCTGGGTCAGCACGGTGTCAACATCATGGAATTCTGCAAGGCGTTCAACGCCAAGACTCAAGGCGTTGAGCCGGGTCTGCCGACTCCTGTGATCATCACTGTATACAGCGACCGCAGCTTTACCTTTGAAACCAAGAGCACGCCCGCTGCCGTTCTGCTGAAGAAGGCCGCTGGCCTGAAGAGCGGCTCCCCGCGTCCGAATAGCCAGAAAGTGGGTACCGTTACCCGCGCCCAGCTGGAAGAGATCGTCAAGGCCAAAGAGGCTGATCTGACTGCTGCGGATCTGGAAGCTGCTGTGCGTACCATCGCTGGTTCTGCACGCAGCATGGGCCTGAATGTGGAGGGTGTGTAA
- the tuf gene encoding elongation factor Tu: MAKEKFERSKPHLNVGTIGHVDHGKTTLTAALTRVCAEVYGGAARAFDQIDNAPEEKARGITINTSHVEYDSPTRHYAHVDCPGHADYVKNMITGAAQMDGAILVCSAADGPMPQTREHILLSRQVGVPYIVVFLNKADMVDDEELLELVEMEVRDLLSTYDFPGDDTPIIIGSALMALEGKDDNEIGTTAVRKLVETLDAYIPEPERAIDKPFLMPIEDVFSISGRGTVVTGRVERGIVKVGEEVEIVGIKATTKTTCTGVEMFRKLLDEGRAGENVGVLLRGTKREDVERGQVLAKPGTITPHTRFEAEVYVLGKDEGGRHTPFFKGYRPQFYFRTTDVTGSCELPEGVEMVMPGDNVKLDVTLIAPIAMEDGLRFAIREGGRTVGAGVVAKIIE, encoded by the coding sequence ATGGCTAAAGAGAAGTTCGAACGCAGCAAACCGCACCTGAACGTAGGCACCATCGGTCACGTTGACCATGGTAAAACCACTCTGACTGCTGCACTGACCCGTGTATGCGCAGAAGTTTACGGCGGTGCTGCCCGCGCTTTCGACCAGATCGACAACGCGCCGGAAGAAAAGGCTCGTGGTATCACCATCAACACCTCGCACGTAGAGTACGATTCTCCGACTCGTCACTACGCGCACGTTGACTGCCCTGGTCACGCCGACTATGTGAAAAACATGATCACCGGTGCGGCCCAGATGGACGGCGCTATTCTGGTTTGCTCCGCTGCTGACGGCCCGATGCCGCAGACCCGCGAGCACATCCTGCTGTCCCGTCAGGTTGGCGTTCCTTACATCGTCGTGTTCCTGAACAAGGCCGACATGGTTGATGACGAAGAGCTGCTGGAGCTGGTCGAGATGGAAGTTCGCGACCTGCTGAGCACCTACGACTTCCCGGGCGATGACACTCCGATCATCATCGGTTCCGCGCTGATGGCGCTGGAAGGCAAGGACGACAACGAAATCGGCACCACTGCCGTTCGTAAGCTGGTTGAAACTCTGGATGCCTACATCCCTGAGCCTGAGCGTGCTATCGACAAGCCGTTCCTGATGCCGATCGAAGACGTATTCTCCATCTCCGGTCGCGGTACTGTAGTAACCGGTCGTGTAGAGCGCGGTATCGTCAAGGTGGGTGAAGAAGTCGAGATCGTTGGTATCAAGGCGACCACCAAGACTACCTGTACTGGCGTTGAAATGTTCCGCAAGCTGCTGGACGAAGGCCGTGCTGGTGAGAACGTTGGTGTACTGCTGCGTGGTACCAAGCGTGAAGACGTTGAGCGTGGTCAGGTTCTGGCCAAGCCGGGCACCATCACCCCGCACACTCGCTTCGAAGCTGAAGTGTACGTGCTGGGCAAGGACGAAGGCGGCCGTCACACTCCGTTCTTCAAGGGCTATCGTCCGCAGTTCTACTTCCGTACTACTGACGTAACCGGTTCCTGCGAACTGCCGGAAGGCGTGGAAATGGTTATGCCGGGCGACAACGTCAAGCTGGACGTCACTCTGATCGCTCCGATTGCGATGGAAGACGGTCTGCGCTTTGCGATCCGCGAAGGCGGTCGTACTGTTGGTGCCGGCGTAGTAGCCAAGATCATCGAATAA
- the rplJ gene encoding 50S ribosomal protein L10: MAIKLEDKKAIVAEVNEAAKGALSAVVADARGVTVAAMTGLRKDAREAGVYVRVVRNTLLRRAIEGTDYECLNETFVGPTLIAFSNEHPGAAARLFKEFAKGQDKFEIKAAAFEGNFLAATEIDKLASLPTYDEAIAQLMSVIQGATSKFVRTLAAVRDQKEAEAA, encoded by the coding sequence GTGGCAATCAAGCTCGAAGACAAAAAAGCCATCGTCGCTGAAGTCAACGAAGCTGCCAAAGGTGCGCTGTCTGCCGTTGTGGCTGATGCCCGCGGCGTGACCGTTGCTGCTATGACTGGTCTCCGCAAGGATGCACGCGAAGCTGGCGTTTACGTACGCGTTGTACGTAACACCCTGCTGCGTCGTGCGATCGAAGGCACCGATTACGAATGCCTGAACGAAACCTTTGTGGGTCCGACTCTGATCGCGTTTTCCAACGAACACCCGGGCGCTGCTGCTCGTCTGTTCAAGGAATTTGCCAAGGGTCAGGACAAGTTCGAGATCAAAGCAGCTGCGTTCGAAGGCAACTTCCTTGCAGCAACTGAAATCGACAAGCTGGCTTCCCTGCCGACTTACGACGAAGCAATTGCACAGCTGATGAGCGTTATCCAAGGCGCTACCAGCAAGTTCGTTCGTACTCTGGCTGCAGTCCGCGATCAGAAGGAAGCCGAAGCCGCCTGA
- the rplA gene encoding 50S ribosomal protein L1: MAKLTKRQKAIAEKVQANKAYTFEEAAAVLAEVSNVKFVESFDVAVNLGVDPRKSDQVVRGATLLPNGTGKTVRVAVFTQGANAEAALAAGADKVGMDDLAAEMKAGDLNYDVVIASPDAMRVVGQLGQVLGPRGLMPNPKVGTVAADVATAVKNAKAGQVRYRTDKNGIIHCSVGKVGFDATKLKENVEALLADLKKAKPSTSKGVYLKRVTLSTTMGPGVQIDQASLNI, encoded by the coding sequence ATGGCTAAGCTGACCAAGCGTCAAAAGGCAATCGCCGAAAAGGTACAGGCTAACAAGGCTTACACCTTCGAAGAAGCTGCAGCCGTTCTGGCTGAAGTGTCCAACGTCAAGTTCGTTGAGTCCTTTGACGTTGCTGTGAACCTGGGCGTTGACCCGCGTAAGTCTGATCAGGTCGTTCGTGGCGCTACTCTGCTGCCCAACGGTACTGGCAAGACTGTCCGCGTTGCTGTCTTTACTCAGGGCGCCAATGCTGAGGCTGCTCTGGCGGCGGGTGCTGACAAGGTTGGTATGGATGATCTGGCTGCCGAAATGAAGGCTGGCGATCTGAACTACGACGTTGTTATCGCTTCCCCGGACGCCATGCGCGTTGTTGGCCAGCTGGGTCAGGTGCTGGGTCCGCGTGGCCTGATGCCGAACCCCAAGGTCGGTACTGTTGCCGCTGACGTTGCGACTGCCGTTAAAAATGCCAAGGCTGGTCAGGTTCGCTACCGCACCGACAAGAACGGCATCATCCATTGCTCCGTCGGCAAGGTTGGCTTTGACGCCACCAAGCTGAAGGAGAACGTTGAGGCGCTGCTGGCTGACCTGAAAAAGGCCAAGCCGTCCACCTCGAAGGGTGTTTACCTGAAGCGCGTGACCCTGAGTACGACCATGGGTCCGGGCGTACAGATCGATCAGGCTTCCCTGAACATCTGA